A stretch of DNA from Acidimicrobiales bacterium:
CTCGGAGCGCCTCGCCGGCGCCGACGCTCGCGTCCCGCGGTCTGGGGAGGTGCCGACGAGGCGCGCGCGTTCAGGACGGGCTCGGGCTCGGTGACCGCGATGTGCCGCGGCGGCTCACCACCGAGCTCAGCGAGGAGCTGGACGACTGCGGCCCTGCCCATCTCGGCGAGCGGCATGCGGACCGTCGTGAGGGGCGGATTGAGCTGCTCCGCGAACCAGGCGTCGTGCATCGCGACGATCGAGATGTCGTCCGGCGCCGACAGGCCGGATGCGTCCACCATGCGGAGGGCGCCGACCGCGGCGTTCAGGTTGGCGACGAAGACTGCGGTCGGGCGCGGGCGCGTCCGGAGGAGGGCTGCCATTGCGTCGCGGCCTGCGGCGGTCTCCGCCCCGCCTCGCACGATCCATTCGTCACGCACGGGAAGAGCGGCCTCGCGCAGCACCGAGAGGTAGGCGCGCCGACGCTCCGTGGAGCGGTAGGAGGTGCCGACGCCGATGAACGCGACGCGCGTGTGGCCGAGCTCCAGCAGGTGGCGCACGGCCAGTGCCGCCCCGGCACGGTCATCGAGCGCAACGGAGGACAGCGGGCCCGTGCTGCGGTCATTGAGGAGGACGATCGGGAAGCCCTCGGGCCGGTGCTTCATGATGAGCCGGTCCGAGACGTAGGTGGAGCGCTGCAGCAGCAGTCCGTCGATCCTCCGGCCACCGAGGAGCTGGCGGACCGCCTCGTCGCCGCGCGCCAGGGCGTCCGCGTCGCCGAGCAGCAGCGTGTAGCCCGCCTCGGTGGTCGCCTGCTGGGCACCGCGCATGATCTCGCCGTAGACGGGGTTCGTGATGTCGTGCATGACGAGTCCGAGCGTCGAGGCCTTGGCGAGACGCAGGGAGCGGGCAGCGGAGTTCGGACGGTAGTCGAGCTCTCTCACCGCGGCGAGGATCCGGCGCTCGGTCGACGGGCGGATGCGCAGGCGGGGATCGTTGTTCAGCAGGCGGGACACGACCGAGGCCGCCACGCCAGCCTGGTCGGCTACGTCGTTGATGGTCGCCACGGCTCCACCATTACCAAGACATGGACCTCGGTTCCAGCGACGAAGGCGTCAGGCCGCGACCGCAGGACCGGTGGTGCTGCGCTCACCTGGGGACCCGCGAGAACATTACTAACACTTGACAGAGCGTCGAGCAGGCGTGATGGTCGCGGAGCAACGATTATCTACACCTAGCGGGCGGCTTCACGGACGAGGTCGACGCCGTCGCTGCGCAGCGCGTCGAGCGGCTCGGACACGACAGATTCCGCGAGGTTCACTGGGGTCTCCTTGGGGTGGGTTCTGGTCACGAACACACCGAGGATCACTCAAGTGGCCCACCCCGTGGTGGATCTCTCCGGCTTAGCTCAAAGCCCACCACTCCAGAGCCTGTTGCACCGAACCCCCGCGCCGATCTGCGAACTCCCTGGTAGCGCGCGCGTGAGATCCACCACCTGACCAGGCGCGATGACCACGATGGGGAAATGGCCTACAACTTCGTCGCCCCAGAACGCGATCAGCTCTAGCTGCTCTCGCCGTCGATCGCCGACTGGCTCCCAGAAGATCACCTCGCGTGGTTCGTCCTCGACTGCGTCGA
This window harbors:
- a CDS encoding LacI family DNA-binding transcriptional regulator; amino-acid sequence: MATINDVADQAGVAASVVSRLLNNDPRLRIRPSTERRILAAVRELDYRPNSAARSLRLAKASTLGLVMHDITNPVYGEIMRGAQQATTEAGYTLLLGDADALARGDEAVRQLLGGRRIDGLLLQRSTYVSDRLIMKHRPEGFPIVLLNDRSTGPLSSVALDDRAGAALAVRHLLELGHTRVAFIGVGTSYRSTERRRAYLSVLREAALPVRDEWIVRGGAETAAGRDAMAALLRTRPRPTAVFVANLNAAVGALRMVDASGLSAPDDISIVAMHDAWFAEQLNPPLTTVRMPLAEMGRAAVVQLLAELGGEPPRHIAVTEPEPVLNARASSAPPQTAGRERRRRRGAPSAKAHVLAR